The following are encoded together in the Desulfovibrio desulfuricans DSM 642 genome:
- a CDS encoding ABC transporter permease subunit encodes MQRILKAAIAALWFMLLTLPVLGIKLNVAAKTVVWRFDRILALGAGIFVLALIWDWCFSRKAAGAKIITLPKCFNLAEIIESFRNSAGLRLGGLAVLAVVLIGMPLVSSFYQTNIMISALLYVMLALGLNIVVGLAGQLVLGYVAFYAIGAYTYGLLNQYFGLGFWTCLPIGGFLTVLFGLGLGFPVLRLRGDYLAIVTLGFGEIVRLTLQNWNTVTGGPRGVSDIPRPGFFGMSMDITASTTYIYYLVLAAVVVTIVVITRLKNSRVGLALQALREDEIACEAMGVDITRVKLSAFALGSCWAGFAGVIFAAKTTYINPSSFTFMESAMILSMVVLGGMGSIAGVVIAALILILAPEYLRAFSDYRMLLFGAIMVIMMLFRPQGLISGERRRYRISNLHGAEGGR; translated from the coding sequence ATGCAGCGCATACTTAAAGCCGCCATCGCAGCCCTGTGGTTCATGTTGCTCACCCTGCCGGTGCTGGGCATCAAGCTGAACGTGGCGGCAAAAACCGTTGTTTGGCGTTTTGACCGCATATTGGCTCTTGGCGCAGGCATTTTTGTGCTTGCACTTATCTGGGACTGGTGCTTCAGCCGTAAAGCTGCTGGCGCCAAGATCATCACCCTGCCCAAGTGCTTCAATCTGGCAGAGATTATTGAATCATTCAGAAACAGCGCTGGCCTCCGCCTTGGTGGGCTTGCCGTGCTTGCCGTTGTGCTCATCGGCATGCCTCTGGTCAGTTCCTTCTATCAGACCAACATCATGATCTCCGCCCTGCTGTACGTCATGCTGGCGCTGGGCCTGAACATCGTTGTGGGTCTGGCGGGCCAGCTTGTGCTTGGCTACGTGGCTTTTTACGCCATTGGCGCGTATACGTACGGCCTGCTGAACCAGTATTTCGGCCTCGGCTTCTGGACCTGCCTGCCCATCGGCGGTTTCCTCACCGTGCTTTTCGGCCTTGGCCTGGGCTTTCCCGTGCTGCGGCTGCGTGGCGACTACCTCGCCATTGTGACCCTGGGCTTTGGCGAAATTGTGCGCCTCACCCTGCAAAACTGGAACACCGTCACCGGCGGCCCACGCGGCGTTAGCGACATTCCGCGCCCCGGTTTTTTTGGTATGAGCATGGACATCACCGCGTCCACCACCTACATCTACTATCTGGTGCTGGCCGCAGTTGTGGTTACCATTGTGGTTATCACCCGGCTCAAGAATTCGCGCGTGGGGCTGGCCCTGCAAGCCCTGCGGGAAGACGAAATAGCCTGCGAGGCCATGGGCGTGGACATCACGCGGGTAAAACTTTCGGCCTTTGCGCTCGGCTCCTGCTGGGCTGGCTTTGCCGGGGTAATCTTTGCCGCCAAGACCACCTATATCAATCCCTCCAGCTTTACCTTCATGGAATCAGCCATGATTCTTTCAATGGTGGTGCTGGGCGGCATGGGTTCCATTGCGGGCGTGGTCATTGCAGCGCTGATTCTCATTCTTGCCCCGGAATATCTGCGGGCTTTCTCTGACTACCGCATGCTGCTTTTCGGAGCGATCATGGTGATTATGATGCTCTTCCGGCCACAGGGCCTCATCAGCGGCGAACGACGCCGCTACCGCATCAGCAACCTGCACGGTGCTGAAGGAGGCCGCTGA
- a CDS encoding TolC family protein, which yields MKRFPELGLVFLVVGALAGPVGSNAAFADSSVAARPSGSAAVPVFSGRTLPSGKDNALPSGAVSMPDAVDRALRHNPSLGSQEAQGQSSEEARKSARGAFGPKLGTTYSASKQERKTSPALPSSSRPAEKGTYTWAVEISQPVFQGFQLLANYQKAALQADSDKASVRNAELSMTESVQTQFLNYLRYEESVRSQRDALARLQDQLRITTAFFGVGLRPRLDVLQAEVDVRQAENTLIQVENSRDTSLAKLNTLLGLPATAKIKFTGKLAHVPFTRSLEQCLEAAYRQRPDLYMAARSVEIAGKSQQAVQSGYYPQVEAYYNVSQSGNSLDLQEKGDRGSRSSVWEVGARATWDVFQWGTTYYADKEAGWLVTKMRYAEEDLKLSVGYDIKSKLLAVQEAAKRITVAEKGVEQSTEAYNVALARYQEQVGTNFDVLDASSKLTTAQATLTGAKADYLTALAQLYVAMGEFHPDLMRR from the coding sequence ATGAAACGCTTTCCTGAACTGGGCCTCGTGTTTCTTGTTGTTGGTGCGCTTGCCGGCCCTGTGGGCAGCAATGCAGCGTTTGCCGATTCTTCTGTTGCCGCGCGTCCCTCGGGCAGCGCCGCCGTGCCCGTTTTTAGCGGAAGAACCTTGCCTTCGGGCAAAGACAATGCTTTGCCTTCCGGGGCAGTTTCCATGCCCGATGCTGTGGATCGCGCTTTGCGGCATAATCCGAGCCTGGGTTCGCAAGAGGCGCAGGGGCAGTCTTCTGAAGAGGCGCGCAAATCTGCGCGCGGGGCTTTTGGGCCCAAGCTTGGTACAACGTATTCCGCCTCCAAGCAGGAAAGAAAAACGTCGCCCGCCTTGCCCAGCAGTAGCAGACCAGCGGAAAAAGGCACATATACCTGGGCCGTGGAAATTTCTCAGCCAGTGTTTCAGGGGTTTCAGCTTCTGGCCAATTATCAGAAGGCAGCCCTTCAGGCTGACAGCGATAAAGCCTCGGTGCGCAATGCCGAACTGTCCATGACAGAAAGTGTTCAGACCCAGTTTCTGAATTATCTGCGGTACGAAGAAAGCGTGCGCAGCCAGCGTGATGCACTTGCCCGTTTGCAGGATCAGTTGCGCATCACCACTGCCTTTTTTGGTGTGGGCCTTCGCCCCCGGCTGGATGTGCTCCAGGCAGAAGTGGATGTGCGACAGGCCGAGAATACCTTGATTCAGGTCGAAAACAGCCGCGACACCAGCCTTGCCAAGCTGAATACCTTGCTGGGGCTGCCCGCCACGGCCAAGATCAAGTTTACCGGCAAGCTTGCCCATGTGCCCTTTACCCGTTCGCTGGAGCAGTGCCTTGAAGCGGCCTACCGCCAGCGGCCCGATCTTTACATGGCGGCGCGCTCGGTGGAAATCGCGGGCAAATCGCAGCAGGCCGTGCAGAGCGGCTATTATCCGCAGGTGGAAGCCTATTACAATGTTTCGCAGAGCGGCAATTCGCTTGATCTGCAGGAAAAGGGCGACCGGGGTTCACGCAGCTCCGTATGGGAAGTGGGCGCCCGAGCCACCTGGGACGTTTTTCAGTGGGGAACCACGTATTATGCCGACAAAGAGGCAGGCTGGCTGGTCACAAAGATGCGCTATGCCGAAGAAGACCTGAAACTCAGCGTTGGCTACGACATCAAGTCGAAACTGCTTGCCGTGCAGGAAGCCGCCAAACGGATAACCGTGGCGGAAAAGGGCGTGGAGCAGTCTACTGAGGCATACAATGTGGCATTGGCCCGTTATCAGGAGCAGGTGGGCACCAACTTTGACGTGCTGGACGCTTCGTCCAAGCTCACCACCGCTCAGGCGACGTTAACAGGAGCAAAAGCCGATTATCTGACCGCTCTGGCGCAATTATATGTGGCCATGGGCGAATTTCACCCTGATCTTATGCGGCGTTGA
- a CDS encoding PD40 domain-containing protein, translated as MKKQLLLLTLGFWLALGSGAQAAMRVDIYGPGQNIVNLALAAPIKGPSVEANSMGTNLQKIVQENLSFLPFMRLTDPRAVLGGVVLPGYEPPSLDFKRFQLAGSDIVVTTYWPEGDSGTRPVQIRAFETNTGGRLFGKEYPKVTSKDLPEVADRFCADLLEALTGNGAFFRSTLAFVKKTGKMSANVWLVKPTGRDLRQITNMPGESMSPAWSPDGRFVVFTHIDEKSHALGVWDRSSGKVQRIRFPGNVVIGPAFMPDNKVAVALSNGKFPVIFQLNHVFQKERVLEQNDSINVSPTFDSTGTKMAFTSSRLGGPQIFLKDLSSGSVTRVSKNGTYNTEANLSPDGTLVVYSRMTDYGHRIFVQDMLTGMERQVTFGPGSDEQPAFCADSYFIAFSSTRSGHGIYLTTRHGGDAKQVPTGGGSVYFPRWGMPGQQK; from the coding sequence ATGAAAAAACAGCTTCTTCTCCTGACCCTGGGGTTCTGGCTGGCTCTCGGAAGCGGGGCGCAGGCCGCCATGCGCGTGGACATTTACGGTCCGGGGCAAAACATTGTTAACCTTGCCCTGGCGGCCCCCATCAAGGGCCCCTCTGTTGAAGCGAACAGCATGGGCACCAACCTGCAAAAAATCGTGCAGGAAAACCTGAGCTTTTTGCCCTTTATGCGCCTTACCGATCCCAGAGCAGTGCTTGGCGGCGTTGTTCTGCCCGGGTATGAGCCGCCGTCCCTCGATTTCAAGCGCTTCCAGCTTGCCGGGTCGGACATTGTGGTAACGACCTACTGGCCCGAGGGCGACAGCGGCACCCGCCCCGTGCAGATCCGCGCATTTGAAACCAACACTGGCGGGCGGCTTTTCGGCAAGGAGTATCCCAAGGTTACTTCCAAAGACCTGCCCGAAGTCGCCGACCGATTCTGCGCCGACCTGCTTGAAGCCCTTACTGGCAATGGCGCCTTCTTCCGCTCCACGCTTGCCTTTGTAAAAAAGACGGGCAAGATGAGCGCCAACGTGTGGCTGGTCAAGCCCACCGGGCGCGACCTGCGGCAGATCACCAACATGCCCGGCGAGTCCATGTCGCCCGCATGGTCGCCTGATGGTCGCTTTGTGGTCTTTACCCACATTGACGAAAAATCCCATGCCCTCGGCGTATGGGATCGCTCCAGCGGCAAAGTGCAGCGCATCCGCTTTCCTGGTAACGTGGTTATCGGCCCTGCCTTTATGCCCGACAACAAGGTTGCCGTGGCGCTTTCCAACGGCAAGTTCCCTGTCATCTTCCAGCTGAACCACGTTTTCCAGAAAGAACGAGTGCTTGAGCAGAACGACTCCATCAACGTTTCGCCCACATTTGACAGCACGGGCACCAAGATGGCATTTACCTCTTCGCGCCTGGGTGGCCCGCAGATTTTCCTCAAAGATCTGAGCAGCGGATCGGTCACACGCGTGAGCAAAAACGGCACGTACAACACTGAGGCCAATCTGTCGCCTGACGGAACCCTGGTGGTGTACAGCCGCATGACCGATTATGGTCACCGTATTTTTGTGCAAGATATGCTTACCGGCATGGAGCGTCAGGTTACTTTCGGCCCCGGCAGCGATGAACAGCCCGCTTTCTGCGCCGACAGTTACTTTATTGCGTTCTCGTCCACGCGCAGCGGTCACGGTATCTACCTGACCACCCGTCACGGCGGTGATGCGAAGCAGGTGCCCACCGGTGGTGGTTCCGTCTACTTCCCGCGCTGGGGCATGCCCGGTCAGCAAAAATAG
- a CDS encoding ABC transporter ATP-binding protein produces the protein MLELRNVDTYYGNIQALRDISLNIEEGEIVTLIGANGAGKSTTLMTICGINRPRKGEILWYGKPIHQLPPHEIVTLGISQVPEGRLIFPDLSVSENLDLGAFLRRDPAGVKDDLDYVFSLFPILSERRKQAGGTLSGGEQQMLAISRALMGRPKLLLLDEPSLGLAPIIIQQIFSIIQKVNSNGTTVFLVEQNANQALRIANHGYVMENGRIVMHDTAANLLTSEEVRTAYLGM, from the coding sequence ATGCTTGAGCTGCGTAACGTAGACACCTATTACGGCAACATTCAGGCCCTGCGCGATATTTCGCTGAATATTGAGGAAGGCGAAATTGTCACCCTGATCGGGGCCAACGGCGCGGGCAAATCCACCACGCTTATGACTATCTGCGGCATCAACCGCCCCAGAAAAGGCGAGATACTCTGGTACGGCAAGCCCATTCACCAGTTGCCCCCGCACGAAATTGTGACCTTGGGTATTTCGCAGGTACCGGAAGGCCGCCTGATTTTCCCCGATCTGAGCGTCAGCGAAAATCTCGACCTCGGCGCATTTTTGCGTCGTGATCCGGCAGGCGTGAAGGACGATCTGGACTATGTGTTCAGCCTTTTTCCCATTTTGTCCGAGCGCCGCAAGCAGGCTGGCGGCACCCTTTCCGGCGGCGAGCAGCAGATGCTTGCCATCAGCCGGGCTCTCATGGGCCGTCCCAAGCTTCTGCTGCTGGACGAACCATCCCTTGGCCTCGCCCCCATCATCATTCAGCAGATCTTTTCCATCATCCAGAAGGTCAATTCCAACGGCACCACGGTCTTTCTGGTGGAGCAGAACGCCAACCAGGCCCTGCGCATCGCCAACCACGGCTATGTTATGGAAAATGGCCGCATAGTCATGCACGACACAGCCGCCAACCTGCTCACCAGCGAAGAAGTGCGCACAGCCTATCTGGGCATGTAG
- a CDS encoding ExbD/TolR family protein produces the protein MGASVGGGNKFVSDINVTPFVDVMLVLLIIFMVATPMMSQGLDVDLPQTKQVEVLSTEADHMVLTVRNDGKMYLDEYPVDTMEDLEGYLQRLVKEKNKTLFLQADKAVPYGTVVEVMGHIKAVGIEKLGVIAEQPDDASPKGGKPARARK, from the coding sequence ATGGGCGCTAGTGTTGGCGGCGGCAACAAATTTGTTTCGGACATCAACGTCACGCCCTTTGTGGACGTCATGTTGGTGCTGCTGATCATCTTCATGGTGGCTACCCCTATGATGAGTCAGGGGCTGGACGTGGATCTGCCGCAGACCAAGCAGGTAGAAGTGCTTTCTACCGAGGCCGACCACATGGTGTTGACCGTGCGAAATGACGGCAAGATGTACCTTGACGAGTACCCCGTGGACACCATGGAAGACCTTGAGGGGTATTTGCAGCGTCTGGTCAAGGAAAAGAACAAGACGCTCTTTCTGCAGGCCGACAAGGCAGTGCCTTACGGCACCGTTGTGGAAGTCATGGGTCACATCAAGGCCGTGGGCATCGAAAAGCTCGGCGTTATCGCCGAACAGCCAGATGATGCCTCGCCCAAGGGCGGCAAGCCCGCACGCGCCCGAAAATAG
- a CDS encoding TonB family protein, with amino-acid sequence MPSQPRTHLSSLCICSSLIAVTFFYVTAVGAFAASAASADQSSYAGNMLDKIIEIWAPPPALKSDFRVRLKVTVNGRGQVEDCKPVKSSGLEAFDSSVCGAVRQIGSFGTPPYGAPMDVHLTFWNGTPKGKPKPEPLSSEEALRAEVKARNKAEAALGDTRAEAAEDRARERAEAIAKASGKGAPEVRPAPVAPAPAPKANTESKKKGAKAPATTQADNTPATQLIGRSSPTAAEQATPAATEKPARQVDNLPTYGDPDMEAASAAASAQAQASTQAQTQAKAQPPAKTDSADTPSGRATVAASGIPASGATASGTTTSGASGVDRVKYRRDATRQIRDAILIPAETEPGEYQTRLRLTISPQGEITDFKVISPTGDKLLDKYVQRGIRRAGSLPPPPAELGGTLDITLTLVRR; translated from the coding sequence ATGCCTTCCCAACCGCGCACGCACCTCAGCAGTCTTTGCATATGCTCAAGCCTCATCGCCGTGACGTTTTTTTACGTCACGGCGGTCGGGGCTTTTGCCGCTTCTGCCGCCAGTGCTGATCAAAGCAGCTATGCCGGAAACATGCTGGACAAAATTATTGAAATATGGGCCCCGCCCCCGGCGCTTAAAAGCGATTTCAGGGTGCGCCTCAAGGTCACGGTTAACGGGCGTGGGCAGGTTGAAGACTGCAAGCCCGTCAAATCCTCGGGATTGGAAGCTTTTGACAGTTCGGTATGCGGCGCGGTGCGGCAAATTGGTTCTTTTGGAACACCGCCTTACGGCGCGCCCATGGACGTGCACCTGACATTCTGGAACGGCACCCCCAAGGGCAAGCCCAAGCCGGAACCACTGAGTTCGGAAGAAGCGCTGCGGGCCGAGGTCAAGGCCAGAAACAAGGCCGAAGCCGCGCTTGGCGACACAAGAGCCGAAGCCGCAGAAGACCGCGCCCGTGAAAGAGCCGAGGCCATTGCCAAGGCCAGCGGCAAGGGCGCTCCGGAAGTAAGGCCCGCGCCAGTGGCCCCGGCGCCTGCCCCCAAGGCGAATACTGAAAGCAAAAAGAAGGGCGCAAAGGCTCCGGCCACGACTCAGGCTGATAACACACCGGCCACGCAGCTTATTGGCAGGAGCAGCCCCACGGCAGCAGAACAGGCCACCCCAGCGGCAACAGAAAAGCCAGCCCGACAGGTGGACAATCTGCCCACCTATGGCGATCCGGACATGGAGGCCGCATCAGCGGCCGCTTCGGCACAGGCTCAGGCCAGTACACAGGCTCAGACTCAGGCTAAAGCACAGCCCCCGGCAAAAACAGATTCAGCCGACACCCCCTCTGGTCGCGCTACAGTAGCCGCCTCGGGAATTCCAGCGTCTGGCGCGACCGCATCTGGCACAACTACATCTGGCGCATCCGGCGTTGATCGTGTAAAATATCGACGTGATGCGACGCGGCAGATACGCGACGCCATCCTGATCCCTGCCGAAACAGAGCCGGGTGAATACCAGACACGCCTGAGGCTTACGATTTCCCCTCAGGGAGAAATCACAGATTTCAAGGTAATATCGCCCACGGGCGACAAGCTTCTTGACAAATATGTGCAGCGAGGCATACGCCGAGCAGGCAGCTTGCCCCCTCCTCCCGCCGAACTTGGGGGAACGCTGGACATCACCCTTACACTGGTGCGCCGCTGA
- a CDS encoding ribonuclease J, with translation MNEPYLNITPLGGLGEIGLNCQLWETSGGVVMVDCGLMFPDDAHLGVDVVIPHFGAVSGIKDKLLGIVLTHGHEDHIGALPWIVPEIKGTRIYGSRFTLALVEHKLREREILDWVELCPVDINTVLPLGDLTFHFFPVCHSIPEGFGLGIETPVGRVVHSGDFKIDPHPLDSTGTDLNLFRNFAGPDGARLLLSDSTNIVREGRSLTEREVKDSLDKIFATAEGRIVITLFSSHIQRIQEVFDLAREHGRTVVISGKSLANNIEMARDLGIAKLPPSFFNAHNGVPDLPDDQIVLVVTGAQGEPLSALSRMVLGGHRQLEIRKGDTVVMSSRMIPGNAKAISRLINEMYRIGAEVLYESVHAIHASGHGQREELRDMLEAVRPTLFVPVHGEYQHLVKHGRLAVECGVEQDNVILLEDGLPLTLLKDSFRLEQRVPVECTLVDGKGVGDVGYAVLKERRILGDEGMVIVVLVVDSETGSILHGPEMISKGFVFEQHYSHLLEDAKCLVLDEIEAARPGQLGRLQEGIRSSLRRFFRRVLERDPVVVPVISEV, from the coding sequence ATGAATGAACCTTATTTGAACATTACCCCCCTCGGGGGGCTGGGAGAGATCGGCCTCAACTGTCAGCTGTGGGAAACCTCCGGCGGCGTTGTGATGGTTGATTGCGGCCTCATGTTTCCTGACGACGCCCACCTTGGTGTGGACGTTGTTATCCCGCACTTTGGCGCTGTCAGCGGCATCAAGGACAAGCTGCTCGGCATTGTGCTGACGCACGGGCATGAGGATCACATTGGCGCACTGCCCTGGATCGTGCCTGAAATCAAGGGAACCCGTATCTATGGCTCACGCTTTACCCTGGCGCTTGTGGAACACAAGCTCAGGGAGCGGGAAATTCTGGATTGGGTGGAGCTGTGCCCTGTCGATATCAACACCGTGCTGCCTCTGGGCGACCTGACCTTTCATTTTTTCCCCGTCTGTCACTCCATTCCCGAAGGCTTTGGTCTGGGCATAGAAACGCCCGTAGGCCGGGTGGTGCACAGCGGCGATTTCAAGATTGACCCGCATCCCCTTGACAGCACAGGCACCGACCTGAATCTTTTCCGCAATTTTGCCGGGCCGGACGGCGCACGGCTGCTGCTTTCGGATTCCACCAACATCGTGCGCGAGGGGCGTTCCCTCACGGAGCGCGAGGTCAAGGATTCGCTGGATAAAATATTCGCCACGGCCGAAGGGCGCATCGTCATTACGCTCTTTTCCAGCCATATTCAGCGTATTCAGGAAGTTTTTGATCTGGCGCGCGAGCATGGGCGCACGGTGGTCATCAGCGGCAAATCGCTGGCGAACAATATTGAAATGGCGCGAGATCTTGGCATTGCCAAGCTGCCGCCTTCGTTTTTCAACGCGCACAACGGCGTACCCGACCTGCCGGACGACCAGATCGTGCTGGTGGTGACAGGCGCGCAGGGCGAACCGCTCTCCGCCTTGTCGCGCATGGTGCTTGGCGGCCACAGACAGCTGGAGATCCGCAAGGGCGATACCGTGGTCATGAGTTCGCGTATGATCCCCGGCAATGCCAAGGCCATCTCCCGGCTGATCAACGAAATGTACCGCATCGGCGCAGAAGTGCTTTATGAAAGTGTTCACGCCATCCATGCCTCGGGGCACGGCCAGCGCGAAGAACTGCGCGATATGCTTGAGGCTGTGCGCCCCACGCTGTTTGTGCCTGTGCACGGCGAATACCAGCATCTGGTCAAGCATGGCCGCCTTGCTGTTGAATGCGGCGTGGAGCAGGACAACGTCATCCTGCTGGAAGACGGGCTGCCCCTTACCCTGCTCAAAGACTCCTTCCGCCTGGAACAGCGCGTTCCGGTCGAGTGTACGCTCGTGGACGGCAAGGGCGTGGGCGATGTGGGCTACGCCGTGCTCAAGGAGCGCCGTATCCTGGGCGATGAAGGCATGGTCATTGTGGTGCTGGTGGTTGATTCAGAAACCGGCAGCATACTGCACGGGCCGGAAATGATCTCCAAAGGCTTTGTGTTCGAGCAGCACTACAGCCACTTGCTGGAAGACGCCAAGTGCCTGGTGCTGGATGAGATTGAAGCGGCCCGCCCCGGTCAGCTTGGACGCTTGCAGGAAGGCATTCGTTCTTCGCTGCGGCGTTTCTTCCGCCGTGTGCTGGAGCGTGACCCCGTGGTCGTGCCCGTCATCAGCGAAGTCTAG
- the tolQ gene encoding protein TolQ gives MEFSFFSMIAQASLVAKAVLAFLVMMSIASWGLMIQKFIGLSAANKKALSGTEKFEKAANLREAVQSLGSDPTSPLYYIAHQGVLEFNRSKELGNSSEVVVDNVRRALRQGVGTELARLQSSLSILATCANTAPFIGLFGTVWGIMSSFHSIGMLKSASLATVAPGISEALVATAIGLAVAVPATIGFNIFMGKLSQVDTLLVNFAGVFLNRVQREINAHRPVQRTGATEM, from the coding sequence ATGGAATTCAGTTTTTTTTCGATGATCGCCCAGGCAAGCCTGGTGGCCAAGGCGGTGCTGGCGTTTCTGGTCATGATGTCCATTGCGAGCTGGGGGCTGATGATCCAGAAATTCATCGGCTTGAGCGCAGCTAACAAAAAAGCTCTCAGCGGCACGGAAAAGTTCGAGAAGGCGGCCAATCTGCGCGAAGCCGTGCAGTCCTTGGGTTCCGACCCAACTTCCCCGCTGTACTACATCGCCCATCAGGGCGTTCTTGAATTCAACCGTTCCAAAGAACTTGGCAACAGCAGTGAAGTGGTGGTCGACAACGTTCGCCGCGCGCTGCGTCAGGGTGTGGGCACGGAACTGGCCCGGCTGCAAAGCTCGCTGTCTATTCTGGCCACCTGCGCCAACACGGCCCCCTTTATCGGCCTGTTTGGCACGGTCTGGGGCATCATGAGCTCCTTCCACTCCATCGGCATGCTCAAGTCGGCCTCCCTGGCCACCGTTGCCCCCGGTATTTCGGAAGCTCTGGTTGCTACGGCCATCGGCCTGGCGGTGGCTGTTCCGGCCACCATCGGCTTCAATATCTTCATGGGCAAGCTTTCGCAGGTTGATACGCTGCTGGTGAATTTTGCCGGCGTGTTCCTCAACCGAGTCCAGCGCGAAATCAACGCCCACCGCCCCGTGCAGCGCACGGGCGCAACGGAGATGTAG
- a CDS encoding ABC transporter ATP-binding protein, protein MKPVLEVKDLSQDFGGLRALNELSLTVNSGEIVALIGPNGAGKTTFFNCVTGIYTPTEGQMFLHDASGDKQLLNGKKPHLITAMGMARTFQNIRLFSEMTVLENVMIGRHCRTKAGIFGAIVRDGRTRREEQDCIDRSYELLELVKLQDFWNETANNLPYGAQRRLEIARAMATEPRMLLLDEPAAGMNPQETNELKELVCSIRDNQQLSILLIEHDMGMVMSLSDRIYVMEYGSCIATGTPAEIRTNPRVIKAYLGESDA, encoded by the coding sequence ATGAAACCGGTACTGGAAGTAAAGGATCTTTCTCAGGATTTTGGCGGTCTCCGCGCGCTTAACGAGCTTTCGCTCACCGTGAACAGCGGCGAGATCGTTGCCCTTATCGGCCCCAATGGCGCAGGCAAGACCACGTTTTTCAACTGCGTGACCGGCATCTACACCCCCACAGAGGGGCAGATGTTTCTGCACGACGCCTCGGGCGACAAGCAGTTGCTCAACGGCAAAAAGCCCCACCTCATCACGGCGATGGGCATGGCCCGCACGTTCCAGAACATCCGCCTTTTCAGCGAAATGACCGTGCTTGAAAACGTGATGATTGGCCGCCACTGCCGCACCAAGGCGGGCATTTTTGGCGCGATCGTGCGCGATGGCCGCACCCGCCGTGAAGAGCAGGACTGCATCGACCGCAGCTATGAACTTCTGGAACTGGTGAAGCTTCAGGATTTCTGGAACGAAACGGCCAACAACCTGCCCTACGGCGCACAGCGGCGGCTTGAAATCGCCCGCGCAATGGCGACCGAGCCGCGCATGCTGCTGCTGGACGAACCTGCAGCGGGCATGAACCCCCAGGAAACCAACGAACTCAAGGAGCTGGTCTGCTCCATCCGCGACAACCAGCAGCTCTCCATCCTGCTTATCGAGCACGATATGGGCATGGTCATGTCGCTTTCCGACCGCATCTACGTCATGGAATACGGCTCCTGCATCGCCACAGGCACCCCCGCTGAAATCCGCACCAACCCCCGCGTCATCAAGGCTTATCTGGGAGAAAGCGATGCTTGA
- the tolA gene encoding cell envelope integrity protein TolA → MRLASYVLSFCLHAAIFLLIWFWPSSPPIKLDTPPVMISLVEGATGGNRTPSPILGHMGQPGDGPLAPTPPAPKAEVAAPERVEVKEPKPVPPQPKQDTAAVKKPEPKPEPKPQPKPEPKEEAKPIAQKKEDKPKPKEEPHKEAPKDQKKPEPPKADAKKDAKESKDAKSNVDPVAAALQQARKATSRADSGDRGNAVEQALAQAQRRAGGNRGGGGGEGTGPGGGGLGDVYMGQVMLAVRPNWGFTSASRLNLRCIINVKVDAQGKLLQNPVVTHSSGNAQFDASAASAIVRTANSGQFPPPPSADYGDLDLVFTLDELMGR, encoded by the coding sequence ATGCGCCTGGCCTCATACGTTCTTTCATTCTGCCTGCACGCGGCCATATTTTTGCTGATATGGTTCTGGCCCAGCAGCCCGCCCATCAAGCTGGACACGCCTCCGGTCATGATCAGTCTGGTTGAGGGTGCCACAGGCGGCAACCGTACCCCCTCGCCCATACTCGGGCATATGGGGCAGCCCGGCGATGGCCCCCTTGCGCCTACGCCGCCCGCCCCCAAGGCGGAAGTGGCCGCGCCCGAGCGCGTTGAAGTTAAAGAGCCCAAACCTGTTCCGCCGCAGCCCAAGCAGGATACAGCGGCTGTGAAAAAGCCCGAGCCCAAGCCCGAGCCCAAACCGCAGCCCAAGCCGGAACCCAAGGAAGAAGCGAAACCCATCGCGCAGAAAAAGGAAGACAAGCCCAAGCCCAAGGAAGAACCGCATAAGGAAGCTCCAAAGGATCAGAAAAAGCCGGAGCCTCCCAAGGCGGACGCCAAGAAGGACGCCAAGGAATCCAAGGACGCCAAGTCCAACGTTGACCCTGTGGCAGCGGCCTTGCAACAGGCGCGCAAAGCCACCTCGCGGGCAGATTCCGGCGACAGGGGCAATGCCGTGGAGCAGGCTCTCGCCCAGGCCCAGCGCCGCGCAGGCGGCAACAGGGGCGGCGGCGGCGGCGAAGGCACCGGCCCCGGCGGCGGTGGCCTTGGCGATGTGTACATGGGGCAGGTCATGCTGGCAGTACGGCCCAACTGGGGCTTTACCTCGGCCAGCCGCCTGAACCTGCGCTGCATCATCAACGTCAAGGTAGACGCCCAGGGCAAGCTGTTGCAGAATCCCGTAGTAACGCACAGTTCGGGCAATGCGCAGTTTGACGCATCCGCAGCGAGCGCCATTGTACGCACTGCCAATAGCGGCCAGTTCCCGCCCCCGCCTTCTGCGGATTACGGTGACCTTGACCTGGTGTTTACGCTTGATGAACTCATGGGCCGCTAA